TCCAGGATCAGCGCGGACACCTTGCCGATACCACCCGCCGTCGCGGCCTGGATCTGCGCCCACATGCCGCCGAGCGTCGCAACGACCTGGCCCCAGGCACTGGCCGTGAAGCCCTGAATCGACGCCCACAAGGCGGCGAACCTGGGGCCGAGCGTCTCCCAGTTGCTCCAGATCAGGTAGGCGCCTGCCGCGATGCCGGTGACCACCAGGCCGATCGGGTTCAGCATCAGCGCGCGGCCGAGCCACAGCAGCACGTTGCCGACCAGGCCGATCGCTTTGGCGACGGGGCCGAACAGCAGCCCGGCGAAGCCGCGCAGCACGGCGCCCAGTCCGCCCAACACTGTGGCCAGGATCCCGCCGTTGAGGCCGACCAGCGCCATGCCATAGCGCAGGATGGCGAAGGGGCCGATCAGGGCCGCCAGCGCGATCGTGAACGTGCCCATGACGGTCAGCACGATCGCAAGCGCGGCGGCGATCTTGACCAGCGTACCGGCCAGGATCGGGTTGCGCTCGACCCAGGCCGTCGTGCGCTCGATCACGCGGCCGGCGGTGTCCATCACGTCGACGAGCTGCGGGCGCAGCGTCTCGCCCAGGGTGGTGGAGAGGTTGGTGGCCGTGCCGCCGAGCGCGTCCCAGCGGTTTTTCAGGGTGCCCAGCACATCGTCGACGCGCTGCTGCAAGCTGGCCTGGTCTTCCATGCGCTTGAGCGCTTCCTCGAAGCCGGCAACGCCACGCTGCAGGAAGATGGAGGCGGGCCGGCCGCCCTCGGTGTCAAACATCTTCTTGAGGATCCGCTCCTGCTCCTGCGGCGTGAACACGCGCAGCTTCTCCAGCTCCTGCATCATGTGCTTGAAGCCGGCGAACTCGCCCTTGCTGTTGAAGAACTGCAGCTCGACGCCCTTGCCCTCCAGCAGGCTGTTGACGTACTTGCCTTCCTCGCTCTTGGCGCCCTCCAGCTTGTTGCCGAGCGAGGCCATCGCCTTGAGCATGTGCGAGAAGTTCGTACCGAAGGAACTGCCCTCGAGGCCGACCTGGGCGGCCATGCCCTGCAGGGCCATGTACTCGCGCATCTTGCCGATGTCGCCGACCTGGCCCTTGATGTTGATGTCGGTCGACGCGTACTTCATCGATTCGTAGATGTCGTCGACCTTCAGGCCGAAGCCGTAGCGCGCGCGCTGGATCATGTCGGCCGCCAGCGGCAACTGCTCATCCTTCAGGCCGTGCGCCTCGCGGGCCTTGGCGATGAACTCGGCCGACCGAGCCTTGTCCAGCTTGAGCAGCACGGCGAGGTATGCCGAGGCGTCCAGGCCGCCGTTGGCGATGCTCTTGTGGTCCATGCCCTGGGAGACAAGCGCTTCGGCGGCTTCCATGAAATCACGCGTCGTGCCCGGCAGCTTGTCGCCGAGCTGCTTGGCGCGCAGGCGGATGTTGTCGAACTCGGCACCGACCTTGCCGCCCTTGTCCATCATCGAGGCGTGCAGGTCGGTGGTCGCCGTCTCCAGGGAGGAGAAGTCGCGGACCACCTTGACCACCGGCAGGCCCAGCGCCGCGCCGGCCCCGGTGGTCGCCGCGCCCGCCGCGGCGGTGCGCGACGCGATCTGCTGCGTGTCCTGGTACTGCCGCGTGGCGGCGGCCCACTTGCGATGTTTCACCGCGAGAGCCGCTGCCTGCTGTTTCTGCGCCTCCATCTGCTGCGTCGCGCTGGCGATGCTGGAGCGCAGCTGACGCTGGTGGGAGGCGAGGTCAGACGTGCTGATGCCGGCGGCAGACAGCTTGTCGCGTAAGCCCTGCAGCTTGATGGCCTGGCTGTCGTGCTGCATCGCCAGGGTCTTGGCGTCCCGCTGGGCCGCCTGGAATTCGCGCTGCAGCGCACGCGTGGGCACGCCTGCAGCGTCGAGCTGCTGGGCGAGCTGGCGCACCCGCTGCTGGGCGGTGGACAGGTCGGCAGCCGTTTGCTTGAGCGCGCCGCGCGTGCTGCTGAAGTCATCAACCACACGCTGCTGCTCGTTGAGCGACTTCAGCCGGTCACGGGTTGCCTTGAGCGCGCGAGCCGTCTCCGCGCTGGTGGCGGAGATCTTGCGCAGCGGCGCGGTGGCACGGTCGATCGTGTCGAGGACTACCTTGAGTTTGAGTTCGCGTTCGCTTGCCATGCTATTCCGCTTCGCTGCGCACCCTGGCGCGCTCGCGCCAAGCCATCAGGTCAACCAGCTCCATCTCATCCATGGCCGCGGGCGGCCAATGGAAGATCACAGCGATGTCGGCGAAGGCGTCTTCGACGCGGTCGCAGAGTCGGGCACCGGAGGCCGCTCTGCCTTCCGCGCGAAAAAACCGGCCACCGCCGTGCCGACCTCGAGCAGATCCGCCGGGTCCATGTTCGCCACATCGGCGGCCGTCAGCGTGGGTGTGGTGATGCGCGGCAGCACGGTCTGCAGCGCCACGACGTCCATGTTGCACAGTGCGACCAGCGACACGCCTCGCAGCGCGCCGGCAAGCGGCTTGCGCACGGTGAGCGACTCGATGACTTGCTCGCCGCGCTTGATCGGCTCGTCGAGGGCAATGGTTTCGGTAACAGGGGTAGCCATGATGTGATCCTGATAGGTGAGGGAAGGAAGGGGCGCGAACAACGCGCCCCGCGAGTTACAGGCCAATGGCCTTGCGGATGCGCGCGTAGCGGTCGACGCCGCCGACCATAACGATCCGGTTCGGAATGTCGATCTCGATCAGCGTCTCGCCGTTGACAGTCAGCTTGTAGTAGCTGCAGGTGGTCGTGTACTTGTGCTGGGTGTCTTCGGCCGGCTTCGCGTTGCCAAAGTCGATTTCCTTGTGACGGCCGCGTACGACCACATCGACGGAATCGACCTCTTCGCTGTCCTCGCTTTGGTAGGCGCCCGAGAAGCGCAGCAGTGCGCCGTTGTGGGTCGCCAGTCCATACTGCTTCAGCGCGCTTTCCAGCACGCCGCCAGCGGTCCATTCGAGCACGATCAGCTCGTTGCCGAAGTCGATCTCGATGGGTCCAGGCATGCCGCCGGCGCGGTATTCCTCCATCTTGCGCGACAGCTTCGGCAAGGTCAGCTCCGGCACATCGCCGGCATACGACTCGCCGTCGTTGAACAGGTTGAAGTCTTTCAGTTTTCTGGGCAGTCCCATGTTGGCTCCTAGTGTGTTGGGTAGCGGGCAGCGATCAGACCGAAGCCGCGATACGCGCGCCGAAGTCGGCCAGGTAGCGGTCGGTGAGGCGCTGGCGGAAATTCAGGTTCTCCAGCGGCGGGACCGGCGTGTAGTCGTAGTCCACCCAGAACTGGCCGTCCTTGAGGGTCTCCTTGCTGTTGGCTTCTTCGTCGTACCAGGCGCTGCCACCGAGGATGTAGCCCTTCGATCGCAAGTCGCTGAACTTGGCGTTGATGCTCTCGATCAGGTCACGCGCGAGCGATGGGTGAAGCGGCTTGTCGACGAAGGCGAAATGCGCTTCGGCAATCGTGTCGGCCAGCACCTGCGCGGTGCGGGTGTAGTTCTCGAAGAAGAAGAACCCGTCCTTGTCGGTGGTGCGCGACCCCCAGAAGCGATAGCCGCCGTTGCGGATCAGCGTGGTGACTTCGCGGCCGTTCAAGTACCCTGCGTCGGAGGCCGGATCCTGCAGATCCCAGAACACGTCGCGCGAGATTCCCGTGGGGCCATTGACCACCATGTTGGAGAGCGTCTTGTGCCAGCCGATCTCCTCGTCGAGCTTGGCGCGCAAGCCGAGCGCGTAGGCGGTGGCCGGAATGGTCTTCTCGGCCGCGGCGTCGGTATCCCAGCCCAGGAAGTCCGGCCAGAGCAGCATCAACTCACGCTGACCGAACTCCGTGCGGTAGGCGGTGGCCTCTTCCTTCGTCTTGGCACCCCAGGTGCTCGCGTAGGCAAAGGCACGCAGCTGCTGGGCGGCCGATACCATGGCGTTCGTGACGGCCTTCGTATCCAGGCCCGGTGCGCCGAGAATGCGCGGCTTCACGCCGAGCTTCGCCTGGGCCGCCAGCAGCGCCTTGATGCCGGTGTATTCGCCGTTCGCCGTGGCGCCGCCGATGACATTGTTGGTGGTCTCGGCTTCGTCGGCGCCTTCGTCGACGCGCACGACGACCGTAAGAGGCTTGGCCTGGTTCCCGATCGCTTCCAGCGTGCGCGCCAGCGTACCCGTGTCGCCGGCCTTGCCGGCCGCAGTGTGCACGTTGGTCAGCAGCACGGGCTTGTTCAGCGGGAAGGTGACGGCATCGGCATCGTCAGCGGTGGCCACTAGGCCGATAACAGCCGTTTCGATCGTGCGGATGGGCCGCGTGCCTTCGTTCAGCTCGATGACGCGGACGCCGTGATGGTATTGGGTGGGCATGGTGCTGTGCTCCAGTGGTGGAAGGGAATTACGAAGCGGCGCCGGGCCAGCCGGCAAAGACGTCGATGTCGGTGAGGTGGTCGATATCGGCGGGGTCGGTGATGGCGCGCACGGCCGCTTTCAGCGCGCGTGCGTTGGCGTGCGCGGCCTCGTGGTGGGCGGCGAGCGCGACGGCCATGTCCTGCACGCCGGCGGCGTCCAGGTCGAGCGTGGTGCCGCTGGCTTCCCAGCGCACGGCGAACGGCTCGGCCGCGACCAGGGCCGCCCGCGCGGCTTCCGCGCGAGCCAGAATGCGCAGCGCTGACGCGGGGTCCGCGTCGACCAGGACACCCCGGAAGGCGAAGGGGCGCCGTTCGGCCGTGCGCCGCTCGATCTCGATCTGCTCGATCAAGCGGGCCTGGGCGACTGCCAGCCGCGCCGCGAGCTCGGCGGCAAGCGCGGCTTCGAACTCCGCCTCTGACAATACGGCGAGCAGCCCAGGCGTATCGGCCGGCGCCGCGTCGCAGGTGCCAAACAGCTCGGGCACGACGGCCGGGTACTGGCTTTCCCTCGCGAAGACGAACTGCAGGCCTGGCAACGCCGGCTCGGTTGGGATTGCGACGGGGCCGCTGGCACCGTCCAGGCCGCTGTCGCGGTCGATGTAGGTGTAGCGAACGTGCAGGCTCATACGAGAACCCTCCGGATCGCACGGACCGTCGACGAGGTCGTCTTGGAAACGGAAACCTGCTTCCCATCGCTGAACTGCTGCCCCCAACAATTGCTGGTCGTGTGGCTGTTTGATGCGATGTACGTGCCAGTCCCGTAGGCTTGCGCGCCGCCGCTCTTGAACGCCGCAATCCCTGTCTGCGCGGGGTCAGTCGTCGAATAGGGATTCACGCCGAACGTGTTCTCCTGACCGTTTCCGCCGCCATCCAAACCGTTGCCAGCGGAGAAATAGGTGGTGTTGCGATATGGCCGCTGATCGTAGTTCTGCGTGGTGGATGGCTTGAACTGGGTAAAGACATACGACAGCTCTGCCCGCGCCGGCAGATACCAGTCGTTGTAGCCCCCAGTGCTCAGGCTGCGGCAGTACTGCGCGGCAGGGTGGGATGAGTCATTGATCGCGTTGGAGTTGGTGAGGCCATCGATCCAGCCGGTAGCGGTGGTGTTGCTGTTGTCCGTTCCGCTGCTGAAGTACTGTCGCGAGACCTCGGTCGACTTGGGGGCGACGATGACTGCGTACAGGTCGGTCCCGTAGGTCCGCTTGCCTGCCAAATACCCACCCAGCATTGCCGTCCCGATCATGCTGTCCGGATATGGGTCGGCGAGCGTGGTGAAGCTGACATAGTCTGACCACTCCGAATAGCCAAGACTGGCGCCCTTGTGGCGGACGCGCGCACTGTAAGTCGTCTCAAACTTCAGGCCGGTCATGGAGAGAGCGACGCTGGTTACGGCTGCCGTCGAACCCGACAGGTAATTGGTGCCGCCCAACGTCTCTACCAATTCCCATTCGGTCGCCGCGTGCGTATCGGTGCCAGCGATTACCGAGAATGCGCTGCACGTAATGGTCGGTTTCCGGCCCACGCCCGTGGCGCCGTCCACCGGAGCAACGATCGAGGGCTTGGCAACGCTGGGTACGCGCGCGACAAAGGATAGATCGGCCGACCAGCTCGACCAGCCGAGATTTGTGCCTTTGTGGCGCACGCGCGCGTAGTAGGTGACGCCATCGGCGAGATTGCCGGCAGGAACTGTCCAGGTGGTCTTGTTCGCCGTGCTGCTCGAGCTGCTGACCACCACGGCGCCGCCGCCGTTCGGGGCGTTGCGGATCTCCCAGTCGGACATCTCGTGCGTGTCAGACAGCCCGACGGGCGTGAAGGCGTTGGATGTGACGGACGGCGTCAGGTTGGTCGTGGCGCCCGATGCCGGCGCCGTGATCGCCGGCTGCTGCACACCGGCACTGACCACCGAGCTGGTGGTCTGCGCGGGAGCGGAGCGGTTGCCCAGCGTGTCGATCGCGCGTGCCTTCATCGTGATGGTCGACCCCACCGCGGCGGTTACCGTGAAGATGCAGGTCGCGCTGCCGCTGGCGGCCGGGCGATTCACGACGCTGCCGTCTGGCAACACAAAGTCGAAGCTGGCGATCGCAGTCGGGGCGGCCAGCAGGCTCTGCGCGGAGGCGGTGATGGTGTGCGGGTAGCCGGCACCGGCAACCGCTGGTGCGCTCACCTGCGGGACCGACACGACGACGCTCGACTGCACCTCGATGGCGATGTTCTCGGCATGCACCACGCGCCCGTCCGGACCGATCTGCAGCACGGGGATCGCCGCGGCGCCGCCGTAGATGCCGGCGTCGACGCCGGTCGGGAGCAGCGGCAGCTGCGGGCCGCCGAGCTGCGCCAGGTCGGTATTGATCTCGGCGATCGCCGCATTGATCGTGCTGGCCAGCTGTGCGCGCGCCTGGTCCTGCTGCTGCAGCGCGGTCGCCAGCTCGGCCGACGTCACCGCGTACGGCAAGCCGGCCAGCGCCGTGCGCAGCTTTCCCATCTCCGTATTGATCTCCTGGATCGGACCAGCCAGCACCTGGTTGATGCGGACCAGTCCGAACTCGGAGACTTGGCGCACCGCATCTTCCCAAGTGATCTCGATCTGCTCGAGCTCGGCCAGGCGAAGGTCGATGTCCGTCCAGATCGCATTGAAGTAGGCGGCGCCCAGCCGGGTCCGCCCGTCAATCATCCGGTACCGGTCGAAGTTGCGCGGCATGTCAGTTCGCTTCGGTAGAGGCCGATTCCGCGGTCAGAATCACGTCCGCGTGCTGTTTCACGACATCGCCGCGCAGCACCAGGTCCTGCCCCGGATAGAAGACCTGGCCGAACACCGGCAGGCGGTCGGACAGCGTGACGCGGTACTGGCCTGCGTCGTCGAGGTCGGCGAACTGGGAGGGAGCCGGCGCTGGCTTGGGGGTCGTTTTGGTTGCCATGGGTTTCTCCTGTCAGGGCTAGGCGATCACAGCGCCACGTCGGTGCGCTCGACGACGACGAATGGGGCCGATGCCGCGTTGCGCGAGCCGGCCAGCTTGATCTGGTACTCGGTGATGCCAGGGTTCGGCGCAAAGGTGAAGGTGATGCGCTTGGCCTTGCCATCCGGTTCGTCCTTGGTGGCGGTTGCGGTCGGGTTGTAGGTGGTCGCGCCGCTCTTGATTTGCGCCGAAAGGGTGTGGTTCGCCGCATCCCACTGCGCCACGACTACCTGCACCTGGATCGTGGTGCTGGGCGCGGCCAGCGTCCGCAGCTTGCTCCAGTGCGTGAAGGCCGTGGCCGCGCGCGAGCCGCGCACCGCGTTGGCACGTAGCACCAGGGCGGGCGCGAGGTCCGACGTGCCGATCATGACCACGCGCAGCGGCACGATGTCCGGTGCATCGGCCAGCCGATTGGCGGTGTCGTCATCGAGCCGGTACCACTTGCCGCCCACCTGGATCTCGTAGTGCAGCGACGTGCCTTCCGGGACCACCTGGTTGGGTTGCAGGGTCAGATCGCTGATGCCGCCCGCCAGGGAGATCGCCTGGAGGGAAACCTCGGTGCGTGGCTGGCGGAAGACGGCGGAGTAGAGCGAGAACATCAGGTCTTTGGTGATGTCGCCCGTGAAGTAGTCGCCGTCCGTGCCGAAGAAGAGCGTGCCTTGCGTGTAGTTGTTGCCCGAGACGACGGCCGCGCGATGGTCACCCTGGGTGATGAGGACGATGGCGTAACGCTTGCCGGCTTCCAGCAGCGCCGGCTCGACCGGAATGGTGGTCTCGACGGGGTAGCGCTTCAGGTTTGCCGCCGGCACCGTGACGCGACTGACAACCTTGCCCAGATCCGGCTTGCCGCCCTCGGTTTCGCAGACGACCAGGTGCACGTCGCCGGCAGCGGCCACCTGGGTGAAGTACAGGCCCACCTTGGTGAGCCACATCGCATTGGCGACCAGCACGGTCTGCGCCAGCAACACGCCGTTGTAGTTCGTGGTGCTGGTCTCCAGCTCGTAGTTGGTCTCCTTGCGCTCGACGTAATAGCCATAGCGCTTCGGCTCGTCATGGCGGAACAGGTATCGATAGTCCCCGCGCGCCTTGTAGTACCGGCTGAGGTACCAGTTCGCGTAGTAGTTCCAGTGCCAGCCGTAGCGGTATTCCCACCGCGTGGTGGTGTACTCGCGCAGCGTGTGAGTCTGGACCTGGTACTGCGACAAGCTGATATCGCCCGCGTAGCCGGTCGTGGCGATCCGCACGGCTTCCTGATACGCCGGTAGCACCTGGTCGCTGGCCGAGCGGCTGACGGCCGGCTCGAAAGGGTTGAAGAGCGCGATGGCAACCTGGTAGCTGGCTGCGAGCGGGAACTGCAGCCCGGCCTGCACGATGGCGGTCTGCCCGGTTGCCGCGGTGTCGGTGTGGCCGTCGTCTTCAAAGAAGTCGCTATCGGCCGCCATGAAGGTGGCCGGCAGATTCAGTTTGCCGCGCACGCGAGCCAGCTCGGCGGCCAGCTCCACCACCTGGCGTTGCTGTGCCAGCCCTTCGGTCTTGGTCGACAGCGCAGCCAGATCGGTGGCGATGCTCGACACACGCGGGTCGGTGCGCGCGCGCCACGTTTCGAGATCCCGCACACGGGATGCCTGCTCCGCCAGGTTCGGCAGGCGCGCGGCGACGCGCACGTCGATGCGCTCGACGCCGGTGGGGATTAGTACGATATCGGCGATCGCCAGCGTGCCGGATTGCAGCGCAGGCGCCTGCGGATCAGCGGACTCGGCACCGGCGAGCAGGTTGACGTTGGCCTTGTGCAGCTGCTGCATGGCGACGGCCTGCGGCTGCGTGGCGCCCGAGGTCAGGTCGATCAGGAAGTCGCGCGGCTCGACGAGGGTCTCCACGGGCGTGCCGAACACGACCACCGTGACAATGCGCTTTGCCACCAGCGGCAGGTACTGGAAGAGGTTGAGCGTTTCCTCCTGCTCCGACACGTAGACCTGGCCATCGGCGTACAGCCGCAGCGGGGCGACGGTCACCTCGGTCGCCGCGGTGCTGGTGACGGCGCCGCCGGTAAAGCGCAGGCCGGCGGCGATGCCGTCCGCGACGATGTGCCGGATGGAGTCGGCCGCATAGGTTTCGATGTTGTTCAGATCCGACTGTTGCAACTCCTGTCGGTCGCGGAAGAGGACTTTCTTTTCCATGGTGGCTCCGGTGTTGGGTGACTAGCGTTCGTTCCACTCGCCTGCGATGACATCGCCAGCGACCAGGTGCGCGCCTGCGGCCTCGGGGCGTCGGATCGCGGTATCGATCGCGATCCGATCGGACAGGCGTTTGGCCCAGCGCATGGCCGCCAGCGCCTCGGAAAGCGGTCGCTGGTCGGATGTGACGGTGTGGCCGACGACGAAGCGGCCGGCGTGCCGCAGCGTGCGCCGGCCGCGGATCTCGACGCGCAGCTCGGCGTTGTGGGCGGGGAAGCCGAGCCGGTGCTGGCCGCCAAAATGCAGGGCGGCGCGCACGCGCGAGACCTCGATGTCTGGGTCGAAGACGGCCAGCCGCTGGTACAGCCGGTCGCGGGCTGTACTGAGCGCCAGCACCCGGTAGGACTGCCCGAGCTGCGCCGCGCCGAGAAAGACGCCCCGCGCGTGCCCGATCTCCGCCACGTTGTCGAAGCGCACGTCGATCGGCGTGAGTGACGGGGTGATCGTGGTGTAGGACAGCGCGTCGTCGGTCTGCTGGTAGGCATCGGCCAGCTGCAGGTTGTAGATCCGCTGGCGCGCGTCGCTGGTTGCCAGGTACCGAGGATGCCCAGCGATGAAGGACACGTGCCGGCGTACGCCTGGCGCGCGCACCTCGACCTCCGTGATGGCGGTGCGCGTGCTGGTGGTGCTGGAGCGCTGCAGAATGGCCAGTTCGGATTCCACGCCGTCGCGGTAGAGGTACGCGCGGGGGGCGATGCGTGCGATCGCATCGGAGATCAGCGGGAACACGCCGTGGCCCAGGTGGGCGCCGTGCAGCATCGCACCCTGGCGCTGGCCGATGGTGCGATAGCGGTAGATCCGCAGCTGCGGGTAGAGCGCCCGGAAGGCGGCGCGCTCGGCGTTCGTCAGGGCTGGCGCGAGGAAGTTCTTTGACGGTGGCGTGAAGACGCCGACGATGCGCGCGCCCGCGTAATGCGCCATGCGGCGCAGACCGGCCAGCGTGCCCTGCAGCCGATGCAGGCGCCAGCTGTTGGCGACCAGGTCGCGCTTGATCGCCTCGTCGGCGGCCGCGTTGTCGCGCTTCGGCCAGATGGGAACGTCCTCGGCCCAGGCCAGCCACGGCAGTAGCCGAAAGGGAATGGCGTGAGGCTGGTACAGCAGACGCAGGATGCCCGGATCCGGCTCGGTGACCGTGACCTGCTCGATGGCGCGCTCCAGCGGCGTGGCGTTGGGCGGCAGCAGCGACGCGACGCGCTCAGACACGGGTGTCTCCGGGCAGGATCTGCTCGGCCGTGCACAGCGCGAGCTGCAGCGGGCTGGTCACCACGTCCGCCGCCGGGGCGGACAGAAGCACGTTCTGCACGCCTGGCGCAGCAGCGGCGCCCGTAATGCCGGCGCGCGTCACGTCGTAGCCGATCTTGCGAGTGCTGTCGCGGTAGGTCGCCCAGCGCCGCTGGGCCTCGACCACAACGAGGTCTGGCTCGGTGCCTGGGTAGAGGGTCAGCGTGGCGTGCGTTTGGTACTCGATGACGCTCGGCGGCGCCACGACCAGCCAGTCGGTCAGCGGACGGACTTCCTCAGCGTTGAGTGCGCGCCGCACGGCGTTCATGACGCGTGAGCCGCTGCGCGCAATGATGTCGACCAGGGTCTCGTCTTCCGGCTGATCCGGGAAAGCCGCGCGGCCGTGGCGGATCTCCACCTCGGTGGCCTCGGACACAGGCACGCGCTCGCGCGCCAGCACGGCGACCGCGACCTGGCCGTCGATCGGCGAGTCGACGTTGACGTCGACGATATCGGTCGAGACGCGCATCACGTGGGCGCGGTAGGCATTGCTGGGTCCGGCCGCGGCCAGCAGCGAGTTGCCGGCCTTGACGCGCGGCTTGAACCGCTCGTCCTTTTCGCCGGGGAGGCGCTCCACATCGACGCGGGCGCCGAGGTGGTCGAGGTCCGAATCCATGGCGTAGGCGAGCAGCAGCGCGCGCGCAGCATCGTTGATGCGCTCGCGGTGCAGCATGTCACGGTAGGCCGCGACTTCCAGCAACTTGCGTGCAGGCTCGGACTCGAGGCCGATCACGTCGGCAAACTCGGGATACCGGGCAATGGCCTTGGCGATCAGCGCGGCCAGCAGCACCTCGAAATCGAGCTCCTCGATAACCTTGGGCGCAGGGAGGCGGTCGAGATCAATCGCGTTCATGGCGCCGCCGTGAGTGGGACATCGAGGCGTAGCGGCACCTGGCGGCCGGCGCGATCGATGACAGAGCCGTCGAGCGTCAGGGCGGCGCTGCCATCCATGTCGCGGGTCAGGTTCAGCCGGGCCACGCGCACGCGCGGCTCCCAGCGCCACAGCGCGGCCACGGTGGCCGCGTAGACGCGCACGGCGGTGGCGCCGTTGTTCGGCTGGTCGATCAGGAAGGGCACGTTGCTGCCGTAGTCGCGGCGCTCGACGCGCGTGCCGATCGGCGTGGTGATGATGTCCGCGACCGACTGCTCGATGTGGGCAACGCCAGATAACGCGCGGCCGGTGCTGGCGTGCATGCCGCTCATACGACGGGCTCCCCGCTGACTTCGGTACCGCGGCGCACCTCGTCGTGCTTGTGGTGAAGCTGGCTCACGCCTTCCTCGCCCGCGATGACATCGCCATCGACGCGCACGTTGCCTGTGCAGTGCACGAGCGGCGTGTCGAGCGTGATCTTGATCGGCGCGATCACCGCCACCGTGCCGCCATCGGGCAACGTGATGCGCATTGCGTGCTCGACGTGGTCGTACTCCACCTCGGCGCCGTCGGGGAAGCGGCGCAAGGTCTTGTTGCGATCGAGCGTCGGGGCGTCATGCTCGTCGCAGTAGACGGCGGGCAGCACCAGGGCGGCGGCGATATCACCGCTCGGAGAGAACAGAATCACCTGCTCGCCACGGGTCGGCGGATCCCAGTCACGCGTGTCGCCCGCGCGTGGCGTGATCCAGCGCAGCCAGTTGGTGAGCAGCGTGCCGCTTTGCACGCGCACGCGCTTAGGGCGGGCCGGGTCGATCTCGGCGACCGTGCCGAGGCGCACCAGGTTGTGCAGCAGGCGGGAAAGTTCGAGAAGGTCGGTGATCGGCTCCATGCAGCGATGGTGCCGGGAGCCTACGTGCGACGCACGTAGAGGGAAGTTTGCCGGATGCGGACAAACTTGCGCGTCATGTCGCGCGCGCGCGACCCATGAGACAGTGCGATTTAAGACGCGGCGACGTGTCCGGTGGTGGAACACCGGGCACGCCACCGCACCGCAGAGGATCCTGCAGTTTGGCCGAGGCCGCGCCACCTGTGCACAGGCGGCACAAGGCTATCACATGTCGGAAGGTACCCCGATGCAGGAGATCCGCTGCGGACAGTGTTCGCGCAAACTCGGGGTGGGCGTCTACGTCCACCTCGTCATCAAGTGCCCGCGCTGCGGCACGATCAACAGCTTGAGGGCCACGCGCCCCTCATCCGCACGCCACCGAGCGTCCAACGCAGAGGACGCTCATGCCCGCGAAGAAACACCCCAAAACCCTTCACCTCAACGCCCTGCACAAGATTGACGCGCTCGAGCTCGTGCGCGCGTTGCCGCCCGCTTCGATCGACATGTTCTTCACGGATCCGCCGTACTCGTCGGGTGGCCTGCACGCCGGCACGCGCCAGCAAGCGCCGGTCAGCAAGTACAGCGCCGGCAAGTCCGTGACCTATGAGGACTTCGACCACGACAACATGGATCAGCGATCCTGGGTGTTCTGGTGCACGACGTGGCTGTCTGCCGCCCATCGCGCGGCACGTCCTGGTGGCTACCTGGTGTGCTTCATCGACTGGCGCCAGCTGCCGGCGCTGACCGATGCCGTGCAGGCGGCAGGCTTCACCATCCGCGGCGTGGCGGTGTGGGACAAGACGGCGGGCGGCGCCAGGCCGCGCAAGGGCGGCTTCACGCAGCAAGCCGAGTTCATCGTGTGGGCCAGCCGCGGCAAGATGGAGGCGCAGGCGGTATACCTGCCCGGCGTCTTCCCGGTGCGCCTGCACCGGGACAAGATCCACCTGACCGTGAAGCCGCTCGAGCTGGCCCGCGAAGTGGTGAGGCTGGTGCGGCCCGAGGGCACCGTGTGCGATCTCTTCGCGGGTTCCGGCACGTTCCTGGTCGCCGCGAAGGAGGCGGGTCTCAACTGGATCGGCGCCGAGCTGAATCCGCACTACTACTTGGTGGCAACCGAGCGCCTTCAGGCTACCTCGCCAGGTGATCCAACAGCAGGTCGGTGACGCGCTCGATGTCTTCCGGCGCGAAGCCCAGCAGGCGGCGGGAGGGGTAGGAGTACTCCGGCCCGCCG
This Cupriavidus nantongensis DNA region includes the following protein-coding sequences:
- a CDS encoding phage tail tape measure protein, coding for MASERELKLKVVLDTIDRATAPLRKISATSAETARALKATRDRLKSLNEQQRVVDDFSSTRGALKQTAADLSTAQQRVRQLAQQLDAAGVPTRALQREFQAAQRDAKTLAMQHDSQAIKLQGLRDKLSAAGISTSDLASHQRQLRSSIASATQQMEAQKQQAAALAVKHRKWAAATRQYQDTQQIASRTAAAGAATTGAGAALGLPVVKVVRDFSSLETATTDLHASMMDKGGKVGAEFDNIRLRAKQLGDKLPGTTRDFMEAAEALVSQGMDHKSIANGGLDASAYLAVLLKLDKARSAEFIAKAREAHGLKDEQLPLAADMIQRARYGFGLKVDDIYESMKYASTDINIKGQVGDIGKMREYMALQGMAAQVGLEGSSFGTNFSHMLKAMASLGNKLEGAKSEEGKYVNSLLEGKGVELQFFNSKGEFAGFKHMMQELEKLRVFTPQEQERILKKMFDTEGGRPASIFLQRGVAGFEEALKRMEDQASLQQRVDDVLGTLKNRWDALGGTATNLSTTLGETLRPQLVDVMDTAGRVIERTTAWVERNPILAGTLVKIAAALAIVLTVMGTFTIALAALIGPFAILRYGMALVGLNGGILATVLGGLGAVLRGFAGLLFGPVAKAIGLVGNVLLWLGRALMLNPIGLVVTGIAAGAYLIWSNWETLGPRFAALWASIQGFTASAWGQVVATLGGMWAQIQAATAGGIGKVSALILDWSPLGLFYRAFAGVLSWFGIELPSRFSEFGANIIRGLANGITGALGSVKAAISGAADAAMTWFREKLGIRSPSRVFAGYGGDISEGTALGIARNEALPANAARRMAAAVATAGALAPLSVAAGQPPQAIPSPSVPAASQRPALAALAPLAARIDLPAFTAPEPIKADTRPPIVPRQQRAVVVDSHDTVQINLHFAAGADEQAITQAIRAELDRREREKATRLRSQMADYHH
- a CDS encoding phage tail assembly protein, producing MATPVTETIALDEPIKRGEQVIESLTVRKPLAGALRGVSLVALCNMDVVALQTVLPRITTPTLTAADVANMDPADLLEVGTAVAGFFARKAERPPVPDSATASKTPSPTSL
- a CDS encoding phage tail sheath protein translates to MPTQYHHGVRVIELNEGTRPIRTIETAVIGLVATADDADAVTFPLNKPVLLTNVHTAAGKAGDTGTLARTLEAIGNQAKPLTVVVRVDEGADEAETTNNVIGGATANGEYTGIKALLAAQAKLGVKPRILGAPGLDTKAVTNAMVSAAQQLRAFAYASTWGAKTKEEATAYRTEFGQRELMLLWPDFLGWDTDAAAEKTIPATAYALGLRAKLDEEIGWHKTLSNMVVNGPTGISRDVFWDLQDPASDAGYLNGREVTTLIRNGGYRFWGSRTTDKDGFFFFENYTRTAQVLADTIAEAHFAFVDKPLHPSLARDLIESINAKFSDLRSKGYILGGSAWYDEEANSKETLKDGQFWVDYDYTPVPPLENLNFRQRLTDRYLADFGARIAASV
- a CDS encoding GpE family phage tail protein, giving the protein MDEMELVDLMAWRERARVRSEAE
- a CDS encoding DUF4376 domain-containing protein, producing MSLHVRYTYIDRDSGLDGASGPVAIPTEPALPGLQFVFARESQYPAVVPELFGTCDAAPADTPGLLAVLSEAEFEAALAAELAARLAVAQARLIEQIEIERRTAERRPFAFRGVLVDADPASALRILARAEAARAALVAAEPFAVRWEASGTTLDLDAAGVQDMAVALAAHHEAAHANARALKAAVRAITDPADIDHLTDIDVFAGWPGAAS
- a CDS encoding phage major tail tube protein, translating into MGLPRKLKDFNLFNDGESYAGDVPELTLPKLSRKMEEYRAGGMPGPIEIDFGNELIVLEWTAGGVLESALKQYGLATHNGALLRFSGAYQSEDSEEVDSVDVVVRGRHKEIDFGNAKPAEDTQHKYTTTCSYYKLTVNGETLIEIDIPNRIVMVGGVDRYARIRKAIGL